A stretch of [Clostridium] scindens DNA encodes these proteins:
- a CDS encoding leucine-rich repeat domain-containing protein: protein MWKKETGQICPKIHYKKTDQGVEITGCYGTQGELILPDEIEGIPVTRIADYAFAEKPEEEGEYVFVSEGGSLSGAESRVCASQVTQIWLPSQVTEIGRYAFYRCRNLKRLILTDSLLDIGGGAFTGCHLEEVEIHFYQGERSCLKSIVDEIRFAIRAKLYYHKKEAGREEYIETAEVLFPEHYEEAVENTPARILETRHHGAGGYYRQCFYNRELDYKKYDELLYRTVAEESLQTAAELVLGRLRHPFRLAEDRREAYVSYLCAHREEAVEFLVETDDMEGIKFLARQGYLTVTALDYALEWAAKSKKTEMLSLLMDEKQRLHPKKKKTFDL, encoded by the coding sequence ATGCTATGGTACCCAGGGCGAACTGATCCTTCCAGATGAGATAGAAGGGATTCCGGTTACCAGGATTGCAGACTATGCGTTTGCCGAAAAGCCCGAGGAAGAAGGAGAATATGTATTCGTCAGTGAAGGCGGCAGTCTATCCGGCGCTGAGAGCAGGGTCTGCGCATCCCAGGTAACGCAGATATGGCTTCCCTCCCAGGTGACGGAGATTGGAAGATACGCGTTTTACCGATGCAGGAACTTAAAACGGCTGATCCTTACGGACAGCCTGCTGGATATCGGAGGAGGGGCATTTACCGGCTGCCATCTGGAAGAAGTGGAGATCCATTTCTATCAGGGAGAGAGAAGCTGCCTGAAGTCTATCGTGGATGAGATTCGGTTTGCAATCCGTGCGAAACTTTATTATCATAAGAAAGAGGCAGGCAGAGAAGAATATATAGAGACGGCAGAGGTATTATTTCCAGAACACTATGAAGAGGCGGTGGAGAATACGCCTGCCAGGATATTGGAGACGCGTCACCATGGAGCTGGCGGATACTACAGGCAGTGCTTTTATAACCGGGAGCTGGACTATAAGAAGTACGACGAGCTGCTGTACCGGACGGTGGCGGAAGAATCTTTGCAGACGGCGGCGGAACTGGTGCTTGGAAGGCTGAGGCATCCTTTTCGGCTGGCGGAAGACCGAAGGGAGGCATACGTCTCCTATCTATGCGCCCATCGGGAAGAAGCGGTGGAATTTTTAGTAGAGACAGATGATATGGAAGGCATAAAATTCCTTGCCAGGCAGGGGTATCTGACGGTAACTGCTCTGGATTATGCCCTGGAATGGGCGGCAAAAAGCAAGAAGACAGAAATGCTCAGTCTCCTTATGGATGAGAAGCAAAGGCTGCATCCTAAGAAGAAAAAGACATTTGATTTGTAA